DNA sequence from the Geitlerinema sp. PCC 9228 genome:
TAAAATAGTGGAGAATTGAATGGCTAAATTATTTTTAAAATAAAAACTTTAGCGATCGCTTTATCTACCAAATTAAAATAGATAATGGTGGGCAATGCCCACCCTACAGTTTTTGATGCAAAAATTTTATTTAGTATGATTTAATGTTATTTCCACGGATGGTTTTCTGCGAGTAATTTTTCCAAACGCGCTTCGTCACAATCGTTGTTTTTCAGAAATGGTATTACTCAACGATCGCGCCAGATCCGGTCATGGGACTGATTTGATGCACTATGAGGTCAAGTTGGCGATCGTGCGTAACAGTTTTGAGTATCAGTACCATAAATCTCATGGTCTAGAGAAACTAGAAGCGGATAAATCCGTAGACCACATTTTTATTGCCTACAGTCCAAGTTATACAGATGTGGAAGTTTGGCAGGTAGAGGGAAGAAAACTTATTCCCTCTTTCAACAGATGGTTACCCCAACTCCGTAAAAACTATGAAAACCCACAAAAACAGCGTTTCCGTCGCTCGGTTACATATAATTTTGTAATTAGCCAGGGAATTTGTATGCTGACAATTAAAAATGGGAAAATTATTGCTGATGAATAAAAGATAGAGCTAAAGGGTTTAAAATTCGTTCGGCAATCCAGTGAATAACTGGTACACATACAGCATCTCCAAATCCTGTCAGAGCTTGGTTAATTTGTGAAGGAATTGGATAATCCTCCGGAACACCTTGCAATCTGGCATATTCGTGGGGGGTCATCACTCGCATTTGAATCGAACCTCGACCCACTCTAATTAACATTTGTCGGCTACTTCCTCCTCTAGCGGTTCTCAGACAACCTGCAATCCTGTCTTTTCTAATTTCTGCTCTTTATTGTTTGTTACGAATGCGCCTATACATTGTACAATAATAATAATGGGGGCGATCTTGAAGCTGTTGTAGATAGTTTACGTTATTAGGGGTCATCATATTGAGATGGCGTTGGACTTCATCGCGACTCCACCAACGCGAATCGCGATCGCTCAGGTTTTGAACAATGGTGGCTAGATCGCCAATCCTCCGCTCGGGTAGGGGAGGAATATCTAAAAAATTCCAGTTGAGATCGTAATTATGTTCGATTGCTTGCTTGAGGCGATTTGTGGTTAAACTAGAGTGACGGTTGCTTAAAGTTTCCAGATCGTTATTAACCCGATCGGTTTGCAATGCAATGGCAAATAC
Encoded proteins:
- a CDS encoding DNA cytosine methyltransferase, which translates into the protein MLIRVGRGSIQMRVMTPHEYARLQGVPEDYPIPSQINQALTGFGDAVCVPVIHWIAERILNPLALSFIHQQ